The proteins below come from a single Triticum aestivum cultivar Chinese Spring chromosome 5D, IWGSC CS RefSeq v2.1, whole genome shotgun sequence genomic window:
- the LOC123120881 gene encoding uncharacterized protein translates to MGISGAVEWWEEWQLRILVLASLLVQWLLFPSAAMRKFAIPSWFRSIIWLAYQGSDALAVYALANLFSRQRRQDCTSGQGNSILEVVWAPVLLVHLGGQDIISAYNIEDNELWTRHVLVAVSQITVAIYVFCKSWPGGDKRLLQAAIMFFIPGVLKCLEKPVVLKNASINSLVSSSEPPPTETYQFTLDDGRISGDINILENYVQVVGKYFRENPDPDKQGNITHPSHLFVDLASSYGDRFDVLSLFMPLDGEEAYDLLQGGLSNMFNLFYTKETLSTPSSGHMRHPWQLYWGLLLRYTCLYLPWAAIGLFHNCHREAYNDYDVKVTYALFCCTAVLETYSMGTKMSLTDSFLSKFGDIPAVVRLFPVLTKKRRSQFRVSQYSLIGFFARKRRHSMKMCILSLLQCKDLLDHRWCMKPCYSSVAITKLVLEYAKKGWEDEISDVDSYWKFNDNRGQWTLQGKCEQDLIWSLRGPFDKTVILWHIATDFCFYTSVDHQCAPIQCNEGIAPGQGHGCAARCGISPYHERAVRCREMSSYMMHLLFINPEMLLPGTRRNLFMSANAELENILMNDKPSVEAILKGDKPSLQDILRGNKSLIQFLKGKKPSHKEIKRGLVEIIITKMKTREVPSDVEENPAEEGFINDAWKISEALSALGDENKMWEVIEGVWVEMLCFSASRCRGYLHAKSLGTGGELLTYVWLLLSHMGMETLPERMQRTEFSSDGGNG, encoded by the exons ATGGGTATCTCAGGTGCTGTGGAATGGTGGGAGGAGTGGCAGCTGCGCATCCTTGTCTTGGCTAGCCTCTTGGTTCAGTGGCTGCTCTTCCCCTCTGCCGCCATGCGTAAGTTCGCTATTCCTTCCTGGTTCAGATCCATAATATGGCTTGCATACCAGGGCAGCGATGCTCTAGCGGTATATGCCCTTGCCAACCTCTTCAGCCGTCAGAGGAGGCAAGATTGTACCTCTGGCCAAGGCAATAGCATCCTCGAGGTGGTGTGGGCACCGGTTCTCCTAGTCCACCTCGGTGGGCAGGACATCATAAGCGCCTATAACATCGAAGACAACGAGCTATGGACGCGGCACGTCCTCGTCGCTGTGTCCCAGATCACAGTAGCCATCTATGTCTTCTGCAAATCATGGCCAGGCGGTGACAAGAGGTTGTTACAGGCAGCAATCATGTTCTTCATCCCGGGGGTTCTAAAATGCTTAGAGAAGCCAGTGGTTTTAAAGAATGCTAGCATCAATAGCCTAGTCAGCTCTTCTGAGCCTCCTCCGACAGAAACATACCAG TTCACTCTTGACGACGGGCGTATCTCCGGTGATATCAACATACTTGAAAACTATGTGCAAGTAGTTGGAAAATATTTCCGTGAAAATCCGGACCCTGACAAACAAGGAAATATTACCCACCCCTCCCATCTATTTGTAGACCTTGCATCCTCATATGGTGATCGGTTCGATGTCCTAAGTTTATTCATGCCACTTGACGGAGAGGAAGCGTATGACTTGCTGCAAGGAGGGCTTTCTAACATGTTCAACCTTTTTTACACAAAAGAAACTCTGAGCACCCCCTCTAGTGGTCATATGAGACACCCTTGGCAACTATATTGGGGTTTATTGTTACGGTATACATGTTTGTACCTGCCATGGGCAGCCATCGGGCTCTTCCACAATTGCCATAGAGAAGCTTATAATGATTACGATGTCAAGGTTACATATGCCTTGTTTTGTTGTACTGCTGTACTGGAGACCTATTCAATGGGTACTAAAATGAGTCTTACCGATTCTTTTTTATCAAAATTTGGAGATATTCCTGCTGTAGTAAGATTATTCCCAGTGCTAACAAAGAAAAGGAGATCACAATTCAGAGTTTCCCAATACAGCCTTATAGGATTCTTTGCCCGTAAGAGAAGGCACAGCATGAAGATGTGTATCCTGAGTTTGCTCCAGTGCAAGGACTTACTTGACCATCGTTGGTGCATGAAGCCCTGTTACTCATCTGTTGCCATTACAAAGTTAGTTCTTGAGTATGCGAAGAAAGGGTGGGAAGATGAAATAAGTGATGTTGACAGCTATTGGAAGTTCAACGACAATAGAGGTCAGTGGACTCTTCAGGGCAAGTGCGAGCAAGACCTGATTTGGAGCTTAAGGGGACCATTTGATAAGACTGTCATTCTCTGGCACATCGCTACAGATTTCTGCTTCTACACATCAGTTGATCACCAATGTGCCCCTATTCAATGCAATGAAGGTATTGCCCCTGGTCAAGGTCATGGCTGTGCAGCCCGGTGTGGAATATCTCCTTATCACGAAAGAGCTGTCCGGTGCAGAGAAATGTCCAGCTACATGATGCACCTACTCTTCATCAACCCTGAGATGCTATTGCCTGGCACCAGACGAAATTTGTTCATGTCTGCCAATGCTGAACTGGAGAATATCCTTATGAATGACAAGCCATCAGTCGAGGCCATCCTCAAGGGCGACAAGCCATCACTCCAGGACATCCTCAGGGGCAATAAGTCATTGATCCAGTTCCTCAAGGGCAAGAAGCCATCGCACAAGGAGATCAAAAGAGGGCTCGTGGAGATAATAATCACCAAAATGAAGACCAGAGAAGTGCCATCTGATGTAGAGGAAAATCCAGCTGAAGAAGGCTTTATCAACGATGCCTGGAAGATTTCAGAAGCATTGTCGGCTTTAGGTGATGAGAATAAGATGTGGGAGGTGATTGAAGGTGTGTGGGTGGAGATGCTGTGCTTCTCGGCCAGTAGATGTCGAGGGTACCTGCACGCCAAGAGTTTGGGTACCGGCGGTGAGTTGCTCACCTATGTCTGGCTCCTGCTGTCCCACATGGGGATGGAGACCTTGCCCGAGAGGATGCAGAGGACGGAGTTTTCAAGTGATGGAGGAAACGGTTGA
- the LOC123120882 gene encoding uncharacterized protein, with the protein MSLSSAVQWWEEWQLRVLVLSSLFVQWLLFFSASMRKLPIPSLYRYGIWMSYLGSDALAIYALATLFNRQGRQDCSSGQGTSILEVVWAPVLLIHLGGQDLITAYNIEDNELWTRHIFTSVSQVTVAIYVFCKSWPGGDMRLLLASICLFVVGILKCVEKPQALRSASINSLVSSSGPAPRRNTDGEGGINSLEDYVKKARAFVQTNPRHQAQEGDVVDLEPGNHLPQAQGEDAAMAVEADYQPRAHGEATTVDIQPDHHPLASSTWRSCLNQITSRYNKSMEEIQRRVDDYDMTLEVYKLFLDLASSYHDRLAILEFIWVRDGNQAYGLLQNRLSGAFDLLYTKRKMFSLMEKRRKENSIFWVFLSDCVRVSAAFLPWAAISLFHKSHKDAYNANDVKVTYALLCCTAVLEICSSCMTMRDQGYAGSDQGEASSGSGVAKYKQARRKVVLHLRVIVIWFQRPPIMDWLANLLRALRQFSSKALLNSFVGQYNLVWFFACYKRHSSCKMLIGELFHCKDFIDQYWGSMAPCNSTVAITELVLEYAKKGWEDQIKDADSYCKFNDRRGWGTLQVNKCDQDLGCSLRRPFDESVLLWHIATDFCFYHIGASTDHQCATAQCIQDASGEGHGCAVWCERSPHHKRAVQCREISNYMMYLLFINPEMLLPGSRRNLFTTANVDLEEILKDDNPSLKKILKDGPSLIEILGRKDSNYRNILKIWSDAKMKWREEINRGLVQTVISKVQSTERREVVACTKLSPNAETISKMHPTECIELSSDAEILAKVQPTECRELSPGVETYATTQGFIIDAWKLAEALLDFGDEKKMWEVIEGVWVEMLCFSASRCRGYLHAKSLGTGGELLTYIWLLLSHMGMETLPERLQRAEFSSEEGNAGASSSTSQTSGGEDPPPFRHSSPHEAAADGGGASTSRPQEIVPAE; encoded by the exons ATGAGCCTCTCAAGTGCTGTGCAATGGTGGGAGGAGTGGCAACTGCGCGTCCTCGTTCTCAGCAGCCTCTTTGTTCAGTGGCTCCTCTTCTTCTCTGCCAGCATGCGTAAGCTCCCTATTCCTTCCTTGTACAGATACGGAATATGGATGTCATACCTGGGCAGCGATGCTCTGGCCATATACGCCCTTGCCACCCTCTTCAACCGCCAGGGGAGGCAAGATTGTAGCTCTGGGCAAGGCACTAGCATTCTGGAGGTGGTATGGGCACCGGTTCTCCTGATCCACCTGGGAGGGCAGGACCTCATAACTGCCtacaacattgaagacaatgagcTATGGACGCGACACATCTTCACCTCTGTATCTCAGGTCACCGTAGCCATCTACGTGTTCTGCAAATCATGGCCAGGCGGCGACATGAGGTTGTTGCTAGCATCAATCTGTTTATTCGTCGTGGGGATCCTCAAATGCGTTGAGAAGCCCCAGGCTCTCAGGAGTGCTAGCATTAACAGCCTAGTCAGCTCTTCTGGCCCTGCTCCGAGGAGGAACACAGACGGAGAAGGCGGGATCAATTCGCTTGAAGACTACGTGAAAAAAGCAAGGGCTTTTGTCCAGACCAACCCCCGTCATCAAGCACAAGAAGGTGATGTGGTTGACCTTGAGCCTGGCAACCATCTTCCTCAAGCACAAGGAGAAGACGCTGCCATGGCCGTTGAGGCCGACTATCAGCCTCGAGCACATGGAGAAGCTACCACCGTGGATATTCAGCCTGACCACCATCCTCTGGCCTCGAGCACATGGAGAAGCTGCCTAAACCAAATAACAAGCCGTTACAACAAAAGCATGGAAGAAATACAAAGGCGAGTTGATGACTATGATATGACCCTTGAGGTCTATAAGCTATTTCTGGACCTTGCATCATCGTATCATGATCGGCTTGCTATCCTTGAATTCATCTGGGTACGTGACGGAAACCAAGCATATGGTTTGTTGCAAAATAGGCTATCCGGCGCGTTCGATCTTCTCTACACCAAAAGAAAGATGTTCAGCCTAATGGAAAAAAGACGCAAGGAAAACTCAATATTCTGGGTTTTTCTTTCTGACTGCGTACGTGTATCAGCTGCATTTCTGCCATGGGCAGCCATCAGCCTCTTCCACAAGAGTCACAAAGATGCTTATAATGCTAACGATGTGAAGGTTACCTATGCCTTGTTATGTTGTACAGCAGTGCTGGAGATTTGCTCTTCTTGCATGACCATGAGAGACCAAGGCTATGCTGGTTCTGACCAAGGGGAAGCCAGTTCTGGTTCTGGGGTTGCTAAATATAAACAGGCAAGAAGAAAAGTTGTGCTGCATTTAAGAGTAATTGTTATCTGGTTCCAGCGTCCACCGATCATGGACTGGCTCGCTAACCTTCTTAGGGCACTAAGACAGTTCAGCAGTAAGGCACTCTTAAATAGCTTTGTGGGCCAATATAATCTGGTATGGTTCTTTGCATGTTACAAAAGGCACTCCTCCTGTAAGATGCTCATCGGGGAATTGTTTCACTGCAAGGACTTTATTGACCAGTATTGGGGGTCCATGGCACCCTGCAACTCAACCGTTGCAATTACAGAGTTGGTTCTGGAGTATGCGAAGAAAGGGTGGGAAGATCAAATAAAAGATGCTGACAGTTACTGTAAGTTCAATGATCGCAGGGGCTGGGGGACTCTTCAGGTCAACAAGTGTGACCAAGACCTGGGCTGCAGCTTAAGGAGACCATTCGATGAGAGTGTTCTTCTCTGGCACATCGCCACAGATTTCTGCTTTTACCACATTGGCGCATCAACAGATCACCAATGCGCCACTGCTCAGTGTATTCAAGATGCTTCTGGTGAGGGTCATGGGTGTGCTGTTTGGTGTGAAAGATCTCCTCATCACAAAAGAGCCGTCCAGTGCAGAGAAATCTCCAACTACATGATGTACCTACTCTTTATCAATCCTGAGATGTTATTGCCTGGCAGTAGGCGGAATCTGTTCACAACTGCTAATGTGGATCTGGAGGAGATCCTCAAGGATGACAATCCATCGCTCAAAAAGATCCTCAAGGACGGGCCTTCTCTCATAGAGATCTTGGGGAGAAAAGATTCAAATTACCGAAATATTTTGAAGATCTGGTCCGACGCCAAAATGAAATGGCGTGAGGAGATCAATAGAGGACTTGTGCAAACAGTAATCTCCAAGGTGCAGTCCACAGAACGCAGAGAAGTTGTCGCATGCACAAAATTGTCACCGAATGCAGAGACAATCTCCAAGATGCATCCCACAGAATGCATAGAGTTGTCATCAGATGCAGAGATACTCGCCAAGGTGCAGCCCACAGAATGCAGAGAGTTGTCACCGGGCGTGGAAACATATGCAACTACACAAGGTTTTATCATCGATGCATGGAAGCTTGCTGAAGCATTGTTGGATTTTGGTGATGAGAAGAAGATGTGGGAGGTGATTGAAGGCGTGTGGGTGGAGATGCTCTGCTTCTCGGCCAGTAGGTGCCGAGGGTACCTACATGCCAAGAGTCTGGGCACTGGTGGGGAGCTACTCACATATATCTGGCTCCTGCTGTCGCACATGGGGATGGAGACCTTGCCGGAGAGGCTGCAGAGGGCGGAGTTTTCAAGTGAAGAAGGAAATGCCGGTGCCTCTTCATCGACTTCCCAG ACATCTGGGGGCGAAGATCCACCACCCTTCAGGCACTCAAGTCCTCATGAAGCTGCTGCTGATGGTGGTGGTGCATCTACGTCTCGGCCTCAAGAAATAGTACCAGCTGAATAA